One part of the Nocardioides zeae genome encodes these proteins:
- a CDS encoding phosphoadenylyl-sulfate reductase: MIATSAARANRGSETAGRTSEELREIVQNVGAELELAPAENILEWAFATFGERFCITSSMGDAVVAHLAAKVAPGVDVVFLDTGYHFAETIGTRDAVAATMNVNVITIEPKQTVAEQDAEHGPELFKRDPDLCCALRKVEPLRTSLDGYDAWATGLRRAETKNRVIAPVVGWDAKKKKVKVSPIARWSDEDVDTYIAENGVLVNPLVYDNYPSIGCWPCTRRVAPGDDPRSGRWAGTNKTECGIHM; encoded by the coding sequence ATGATCGCCACCAGCGCCGCTCGCGCCAACCGCGGCAGCGAGACCGCCGGCCGCACGTCCGAGGAGCTGCGCGAGATCGTGCAGAACGTCGGTGCCGAGCTCGAGCTGGCCCCCGCCGAGAACATCCTCGAGTGGGCGTTCGCGACCTTCGGGGAGCGGTTCTGCATCACGTCCTCGATGGGCGACGCGGTGGTCGCGCACCTGGCGGCCAAGGTCGCCCCCGGCGTCGACGTCGTCTTCCTCGACACGGGCTACCACTTCGCGGAGACCATCGGCACGCGCGACGCCGTCGCGGCGACGATGAACGTCAACGTCATCACGATCGAGCCGAAGCAGACCGTGGCCGAGCAGGACGCGGAGCATGGTCCCGAGCTGTTCAAGCGCGACCCCGACCTGTGCTGCGCGCTCCGCAAGGTGGAGCCGCTGCGCACGTCCCTGGACGGGTACGACGCGTGGGCCACCGGCCTGCGCCGTGCCGAGACGAAGAACCGTGTCATCGCCCCGGTCGTCGGCTGGGATGCGAAGAAGAAGAAGGTCAAGGTCTCCCCGATCGCACGGTGGAGCGACGAGGACGTCGACACCTACATCGCGGAGAACGGCGTGCTGGTGAACCCGCTCGTCTACGACAACTACCCGTCGATCGGCTGTTGGCCGTGTACGCGTCGTGTCGCACCCGGCGACGACCCCCGGAGCGGTCGCTGGGCCGGCACGAACAAGACGGAGTGCGGCATCCACATGTGA
- a CDS encoding DUF3037 domain-containing protein, whose product MPYQYVVLRCVPRVDREEFLNVGVVLYCEEARFLDVAWAVDEARLGAAFPSLDLAALCRSLEFVAGVCAGDDRGGSAGAHPIGTRFGFLKAPRSTVVQPGPVHGGTTTDPASDLRRLLAHAV is encoded by the coding sequence ATGCCTTACCAGTACGTGGTGCTGCGCTGCGTCCCGCGGGTCGACCGCGAGGAGTTCCTCAACGTCGGCGTGGTGCTCTACTGCGAGGAGGCGCGGTTCCTCGACGTCGCGTGGGCGGTGGACGAGGCGCGGCTCGGCGCCGCCTTCCCGTCGCTCGACCTCGCGGCGCTGTGCCGCTCGCTCGAGTTCGTGGCGGGCGTGTGCGCGGGCGACGACCGCGGCGGCTCCGCGGGTGCCCATCCGATCGGCACCCGCTTCGGCTTCCTCAAGGCCCCGCGGAGCACGGTCGTGCAGCCGGGCCCGGTGCACGGCGGTACGACGACCGACCCCGCCTCCGACCTCCGCCGCCTGCTGGCCCACGCCGTCTGA
- a CDS encoding regulatory protein RecX: MTARAAGSHEPGTGAPGDDPWAPPPEDEAAAVPDADVEQVARTILLDQLTGRARSRQELATKLASRNVPAEVAHRLLDRFEEVGLVDDAAFARTWVEGRRSAKGLARRALAQELRRKGVDDEVAREALAEVEPDDETETARVLVRKKLRSMSGLEAPVATRRLVGMLARKGYAPGTAYSVVREELAARGDDVDALDGAGETD; encoded by the coding sequence ATGACGGCCCGAGCGGCCGGATCGCACGAACCCGGCACCGGCGCCCCGGGGGATGACCCCTGGGCGCCGCCGCCGGAGGACGAGGCGGCCGCGGTCCCCGACGCCGATGTCGAGCAGGTGGCGCGCACCATCCTGCTCGACCAGCTGACGGGTCGTGCGCGGAGCCGGCAGGAGCTGGCGACGAAGCTCGCGTCACGCAACGTCCCCGCGGAGGTCGCCCACCGCTTGCTCGACCGCTTCGAGGAGGTCGGGCTCGTCGACGACGCGGCCTTCGCCCGCACCTGGGTCGAGGGCCGTCGCTCCGCCAAGGGCCTGGCGCGACGGGCGCTCGCACAGGAGCTGCGCCGCAAGGGCGTGGACGACGAGGTGGCACGGGAGGCCCTGGCCGAGGTCGAGCCCGACGACGAGACGGAGACCGCGCGCGTGCTGGTGCGCAAGAAGCTGCGCTCGATGAGCGGCCTCGAGGCACCCGTGGCCACGCGTCGCCTGGTCGGCATGCTCGCGCGCAAGGGATACGCGCCGGGCACGGCCTACAGCGTGGTGCGCGAGGAGCTGGCCGCGCGCGGCGACGACGTCGATGCGCTCGACGGCGCCGGCGAGACCGACTGA
- a CDS encoding response regulator yields MTVRVLVVEDEATAAQAHAAYVARVDGFEVAAVARSAAEAARALSREQVDLVLLDMHLPDGHGLGLVRGMRAAGHLCDVIAVTSARDADVVRQAVAHGVVLYLLKPFTFPTFRAKLEQYAAYRASLASGGEVAQEEVDGLLGSLRSPSAGTVPKGMSAETLRDVTQAVRAADAGVSATEVAERVGASRVTVRRYLEHLADTGRLERAPRYGGTGRPEVEYRWRG; encoded by the coding sequence GTGCTGGTCGTCGAGGACGAGGCGACGGCGGCGCAGGCGCACGCGGCGTACGTCGCCCGCGTCGACGGCTTCGAGGTGGCCGCCGTCGCCCGCTCCGCCGCGGAGGCGGCCCGGGCGTTGTCCCGCGAGCAGGTGGACCTCGTGCTCCTCGACATGCACCTGCCGGACGGGCACGGCCTGGGCCTGGTGCGGGGCATGCGCGCCGCAGGCCACCTGTGCGACGTCATCGCCGTGACCTCGGCGCGGGACGCCGACGTGGTGCGGCAGGCCGTCGCCCACGGGGTGGTGCTCTACCTGCTGAAGCCGTTCACGTTCCCGACGTTCCGGGCGAAGCTCGAGCAGTACGCCGCGTACCGCGCCTCGCTGGCCTCCGGGGGCGAGGTGGCGCAGGAGGAGGTGGACGGGCTGCTCGGCTCGTTGCGCTCGCCGAGCGCCGGCACCGTCCCGAAGGGGATGAGCGCGGAGACGCTGCGCGACGTCACGCAGGCGGTGCGCGCAGCGGACGCCGGGGTCTCGGCGACCGAGGTCGCCGAGCGGGTCGGCGCCTCCCGCGTCACGGTACGGCGCTACCTCGAGCACCTCGCCGACACGGGCCGGCTGGAGCGGGCGCCGCGGTACGGCGGGACCGGACGCCCGGAGGTCGAGTACCGCTGGCGGGGCTGA
- a CDS encoding glycine hydroxymethyltransferase, with protein MTDLISSTYSQALEVIASVEPRVADATRAELADQRASLKLIASENYASPAVLLTMGTWLSDKYAEGTVGHRFYAGCQNVDTVESLAAEHARELFGAEYAYAQPHSGIDANLVAFWSILAHRVEGPWLEKAGAKNVNDLTEADWEELRNELGNQRLLGMNLDAGGHLTHGFRPNISGKMFHQQQYGTDPETGLLDYDAVRAKAKEFRPLILVAGYSAYPRRVNFAKMREIADEVGATLMVDMAHFAGLVAGGVFTGEENPVPYAHVVTTTTHKSLRGPRGGMVLATEEYAPSVDRGCPMVLGGPLPHVMAAKAVALAEARRPEFKTYAQQVADNAQALAEGFLSRGATLVTGGTDNHLVLVDVSSFGLTGRQAESALLDAGIVTNRNSVPADPNGAWYTSGIRLGTPALTTRGFGKDEFDRVADLVVDVLRSTEPGTTKAGAPSKASYVLADGVAERTHAASAELLGKHPLYPGLELA; from the coding sequence ATGACCGACCTGATCAGCAGCACCTACTCCCAGGCTCTCGAGGTCATCGCCTCGGTGGAGCCGCGCGTCGCCGACGCCACCCGCGCCGAGCTGGCGGACCAGCGCGCGTCGCTCAAGCTCATCGCCTCGGAGAACTACGCCTCGCCGGCCGTGCTGCTGACGATGGGAACGTGGCTCAGCGACAAGTACGCCGAGGGCACGGTCGGTCACCGCTTCTACGCGGGCTGCCAGAACGTCGACACCGTCGAGTCCCTCGCGGCCGAGCACGCGCGCGAGCTGTTCGGTGCCGAGTACGCCTACGCGCAGCCGCACTCCGGCATCGACGCCAACCTCGTCGCCTTCTGGTCGATCCTCGCCCACCGCGTCGAGGGCCCGTGGCTCGAGAAGGCCGGGGCCAAGAACGTCAACGACCTCACCGAGGCCGACTGGGAGGAGCTCCGCAACGAGCTCGGCAACCAGCGGCTCCTCGGCATGAACCTCGATGCCGGCGGCCACCTCACCCACGGCTTCCGCCCGAACATCAGCGGCAAGATGTTCCACCAGCAGCAGTACGGCACCGACCCCGAGACCGGCCTGCTCGACTACGACGCCGTGCGTGCCAAGGCCAAGGAGTTTCGGCCCCTCATCCTCGTGGCCGGCTACTCGGCGTACCCCCGCCGCGTGAACTTCGCGAAGATGCGCGAGATCGCCGACGAGGTCGGCGCCACGCTCATGGTCGACATGGCGCACTTCGCCGGCCTCGTCGCCGGTGGCGTGTTCACCGGCGAGGAGAACCCGGTGCCCTACGCCCACGTCGTCACCACGACCACCCACAAGTCGCTGCGCGGCCCGCGCGGCGGCATGGTCCTCGCCACGGAGGAGTACGCCCCGAGCGTCGACCGCGGCTGCCCCATGGTGCTCGGCGGCCCGCTGCCGCACGTGATGGCCGCGAAGGCCGTGGCGCTGGCCGAGGCCCGCCGGCCGGAGTTCAAGACCTACGCCCAGCAGGTGGCCGACAACGCCCAGGCGCTCGCCGAGGGCTTCCTCAGCCGCGGTGCCACGCTCGTCACCGGCGGCACCGACAACCACCTCGTGCTGGTCGACGTCTCGTCCTTCGGCCTGACCGGCCGCCAGGCCGAGTCGGCGCTGCTCGACGCGGGCATCGTCACCAACCGCAACTCGGTGCCGGCGGACCCGAACGGTGCCTGGTACACCTCCGGCATCCGCCTCGGCACGCCGGCGCTCACCACGCGCGGCTTCGGCAAGGACGAGTTCGACCGGGTCGCGGACCTCGTCGTCGACGTCCTGCGCAGCACCGAGCCCGGCACCACGAAGGCCGGCGCCCCGTCCAAGGCGTCCTACGTCCTCGCCGACGGCGTCGCCGAGCGGACCCACGCCGCGTCCGCCGAGCTGCTCGGCAAGCACCCGCTCTACCCGGGCCTCGAGCTCGCCTGA
- a CDS encoding sirohydrochlorin chelatase, with translation MAAPALIALAHGSRDPRSAATINALVAEVRAQRPDLRIESAFLELAKPDFHTVVDRLVRAGHEEIVVVPLLLSDAYHAKVDVPAAIAEATARHEGLRIRAAGILGLETAFLQILDERLRSALRSARVRELDALVLAAAGSSDALANQAVARLARVWGARHKLPVTAAFASTAPPATGEAVRAFRAEGRRHIAVASLFLAPGFLADRSAELALEAGAVAVSDPLGAHPEVARTILARYAVGAVELVPV, from the coding sequence ATGGCCGCCCCTGCACTCATCGCTCTCGCCCACGGCAGCCGGGACCCCCGCTCGGCCGCCACCATCAACGCCCTCGTCGCCGAGGTGCGCGCCCAGCGTCCCGACCTGCGCATCGAGTCCGCGTTCCTCGAGCTCGCCAAGCCGGACTTCCACACCGTCGTGGACCGTCTGGTCCGCGCCGGCCACGAGGAGATCGTGGTCGTCCCGCTGCTGCTCTCGGACGCCTACCACGCCAAGGTCGACGTCCCGGCGGCGATCGCCGAGGCGACCGCCCGGCACGAGGGCCTCCGGATCCGCGCCGCCGGGATCCTCGGCCTCGAGACCGCGTTCCTGCAGATCCTCGACGAGCGCCTGCGCTCGGCGCTGCGCTCCGCCCGGGTGCGGGAGCTCGACGCCCTGGTGCTCGCCGCCGCGGGCTCGAGCGACGCGCTCGCCAACCAGGCCGTGGCCCGTCTGGCCCGCGTCTGGGGAGCCCGCCACAAGCTGCCGGTGACCGCCGCGTTCGCGTCCACCGCTCCCCCGGCCACGGGCGAGGCCGTGCGGGCGTTCCGCGCCGAGGGTCGCCGGCACATCGCCGTCGCCTCGCTGTTCCTCGCACCCGGCTTCCTCGCCGACCGGTCCGCGGAGCTCGCGCTCGAGGCCGGCGCCGTCGCGGTGTCCGACCCGCTCGGCGCCCACCCCGAGGTCGCCCGCACGATCCTCGCCCGGTACGCCGTCGGCGCCGTCGAGCTCGTCCCCGTCTGA
- a CDS encoding DUF3046 domain-containing protein, which produces MRHTEFWTRLESAIGPGRTRAWANSHVMPALGNRTAVEALEAGEDPKTVWAVVHRTLELPESER; this is translated from the coding sequence GTGAGGCACACCGAGTTCTGGACGCGCCTCGAGTCCGCCATCGGTCCCGGGCGGACCCGGGCCTGGGCGAACAGCCACGTGATGCCGGCGCTCGGCAACCGCACCGCGGTCGAGGCGCTCGAGGCGGGCGAGGACCCCAAGACCGTGTGGGCCGTCGTGCACCGCACGCTCGAGCTGCCCGAGTCCGAGCGGTGA
- a CDS encoding PPK2 family polyphosphate kinase — MDLSSFRVQPGPVDLTSHPTSGSPGFDGGKAAGKDALAAVAEELADLQERLVATGRSAGDDAPSVLLVLQGMDTSGKGGTVRKVFGLLDPQGVRVASFGAPTPEELAQDFLWRVARKVPGPGQVGVFDRSHYEDVLVARVRSLASPEEVERRYGAINDFEAGLRAGGTRIVKVLLHISPDEQKERLLARLDDPTKHWKFSPADIDDRALWADYQRAYEIALERTHSEDAPWYVVPAGSKWYRNLVVAQLLRDELRALDLHWPSASFDPDEQRRRLTEQDPLA; from the coding sequence GTGGACCTCTCCTCCTTCCGCGTGCAGCCGGGTCCGGTGGACCTCACGTCCCACCCCACGTCCGGATCGCCGGGGTTCGACGGCGGCAAGGCCGCGGGCAAGGACGCCCTGGCCGCGGTGGCCGAGGAGCTGGCCGACCTCCAGGAGCGCCTCGTCGCGACCGGCCGCTCGGCGGGCGACGACGCGCCGAGCGTGCTGCTCGTCCTCCAGGGCATGGACACGTCGGGCAAGGGCGGCACGGTGCGCAAGGTGTTCGGGCTGCTCGACCCGCAGGGCGTGCGGGTGGCGTCCTTCGGAGCCCCCACGCCCGAGGAGCTCGCCCAGGACTTCCTGTGGCGCGTGGCCCGGAAGGTGCCCGGCCCGGGCCAGGTGGGCGTCTTCGACCGGTCGCACTACGAGGACGTGCTGGTCGCGCGGGTCCGGTCGCTCGCGTCGCCGGAGGAGGTCGAGCGGCGGTACGGCGCGATCAACGACTTCGAGGCAGGTCTGCGGGCCGGTGGCACGCGCATCGTGAAGGTGCTGCTCCACATCTCGCCCGACGAGCAGAAGGAGCGTCTGCTGGCGCGCCTCGACGACCCGACGAAGCACTGGAAGTTCTCGCCCGCCGACATCGACGACCGCGCGCTCTGGGCGGACTACCAGCGGGCCTACGAGATCGCCCTGGAGCGCACCCACAGCGAGGACGCGCCGTGGTACGTCGTGCCCGCCGGCTCGAAGTGGTACCGCAACCTCGTCGTCGCCCAGCTGCTCCGTGACGAGCTCCGCGCGCTCGACCTGCACTGGCCGTCCGCGTCGTTCGACCCCGACGAGCAGCGTCGCCGCCTCACGGAGCAGGACCCGCTGGCATGA
- a CDS encoding MFS transporter: protein MTAGSDAVAPTTPFPDRPDDAARIQRRTVVVLVLAQAVGAVGITIGIATASLLARDLSGSDAQAGLAQTAQVVGAAAAAYVLAGLMASRGRRVGLLAGMLTGAAGAALAVVAGVIGSMALLLVGSALLGAMTAANSGSRYAAVDLAAPLRRGRALSLVVWATTVGAVAGPNLTGVSGWIARRIGVPELTGPFVIGAVAMLLAALVVGVGLRPDPLLTARRLAAGTAGSAPVRRRGIDWAVVREVLATRPAVTAAVVALACAHAVMVAVMVMTPLHMEHGGAELDVIGLVISIHVLGMFAFSPLVGLVADRGGRGPALGIGAAVLLVALGLAGTSPEGHSWHIATGLFLLGLGWSFATVAASTAIADGTPLEARTDVQGASDMVMGLTAAVGGALAGVVVGAWGFGWLAAGAAVLVLALFGAAAVTVRAGAARSDEGHDPT, encoded by the coding sequence GTGACCGCGGGCTCGGACGCCGTCGCCCCGACCACGCCGTTCCCCGACCGGCCTGACGACGCCGCGCGGATCCAGCGACGCACGGTCGTCGTCCTGGTGCTGGCCCAGGCCGTCGGCGCCGTGGGCATCACCATCGGCATCGCGACGGCGAGCCTGCTGGCCCGCGACCTGTCCGGCTCGGACGCCCAGGCCGGTCTCGCGCAGACCGCCCAGGTCGTCGGGGCCGCGGCCGCGGCGTACGTGCTCGCCGGTCTCATGGCCTCCCGCGGACGCCGCGTGGGGCTGCTCGCGGGGATGCTGACGGGGGCCGCGGGCGCGGCGCTCGCCGTCGTCGCGGGGGTCATCGGGTCGATGGCGCTCCTGCTCGTGGGCTCGGCGCTCCTGGGCGCGATGACGGCGGCGAACAGCGGGTCGCGGTACGCCGCGGTCGACCTGGCCGCGCCCCTGCGGCGCGGGCGGGCCCTGTCGCTGGTGGTGTGGGCGACGACCGTCGGCGCGGTCGCCGGCCCCAACCTGACGGGCGTCTCGGGATGGATCGCCCGCCGCATCGGTGTGCCCGAGCTGACCGGCCCCTTCGTCATCGGCGCGGTCGCGATGCTGCTGGCGGCGCTCGTCGTGGGGGTGGGCCTCCGCCCCGACCCGCTGCTGACGGCGCGGCGGCTCGCGGCCGGCACCGCGGGGAGCGCGCCGGTCCGCCGCCGTGGCATCGACTGGGCGGTCGTGCGGGAGGTGCTCGCGACCCGGCCCGCGGTGACCGCCGCGGTGGTGGCCCTCGCGTGCGCCCACGCGGTGATGGTCGCCGTGATGGTGATGACGCCGCTGCACATGGAGCACGGCGGCGCGGAGCTCGACGTGATCGGCCTGGTCATCAGCATCCACGTGCTCGGCATGTTCGCCTTCTCGCCGCTCGTCGGCCTCGTGGCCGACCGCGGAGGACGAGGTCCCGCCCTGGGGATCGGTGCGGCGGTGCTGCTCGTCGCGCTGGGCCTGGCCGGGACGTCGCCCGAGGGTCACTCCTGGCACATCGCGACCGGCCTGTTCCTCCTCGGCCTCGGCTGGTCGTTCGCGACGGTGGCGGCGTCGACCGCGATCGCCGACGGCACGCCGCTCGAGGCGCGCACGGACGTGCAGGGCGCCTCCGACATGGTCATGGGCCTGACCGCCGCCGTCGGCGGCGCGCTCGCGGGCGTCGTGGTCGGGGCGTGGGGCTTCGGCTGGCTGGCGGCGGGCGCCGCGGTGCTGGTGCTCGCGCTGTTCGGTGCGGCCGCGGTGACGGTACGGGCGGGAGCGGCGCGGTCCGACGAGGGGCACGATCCGACCTGA
- a CDS encoding nitrite/sulfite reductase, whose product MNSPATPAPRATTRRKRGEGQWALGYTEPLNKNEQSKKDDNPLNVRARIINIYSKRGFDSIDPADLRGRFRWMGLYTQRAPGFDGGKTATLEEEELDDRFFMMRVRSDGALLSADALRALGRVGTEFARDTADVTDRENIQYHWIRVEDVPTIWEILDEAGLDTLEACGDSPRPFLGSPVAGVAEEEIIDGTSALEEIKRRYLGDPAFSNFPRKFKTALTGHPGHDVSPETNDVSFVGTVHPEHGPGFDLWVGGGLSTNPMLAHKLGVWIPLDEVPDVWEGVASIFRDYGYRRLRSKARLKFLLADWGKEKFREVLETEYLKRELVSTPSPEVPVRPADHIGVHRQKDGKFYIGLAPTVGRVSGTILTALGDLVEEYGAAGARLTAYQKIVVLGVDADQVEAFLDAAAAIGLDGRPSNWRQNTMACTGIEFCKLAIVDTKDRGRDLIASLEQRVPDLDVPITVNINGCPNACARTQVADFGLKGQLVLDEHGEQVEGFQVHLGGATGLHANFGRKLRAHKVTSAGLDDYITAVVTAYLDEREPDESFATWVVRADEARLRGEVAGAEKEVARV is encoded by the coding sequence GTGAACTCCCCGGCAACTCCCGCCCCCCGCGCCACCACCCGCCGCAAGCGCGGCGAGGGCCAGTGGGCGCTCGGCTACACGGAGCCGCTGAACAAGAACGAGCAGTCCAAGAAGGACGACAACCCGCTCAACGTGCGGGCGCGGATCATCAACATCTACTCCAAGCGCGGCTTCGACTCGATCGACCCGGCCGACCTGCGCGGCCGCTTCCGCTGGATGGGTCTCTACACGCAGCGCGCCCCCGGCTTCGACGGCGGCAAGACGGCCACCCTCGAGGAGGAGGAGCTCGACGACCGCTTCTTCATGATGCGGGTCCGCTCCGACGGCGCGCTGCTCTCGGCCGACGCGCTCCGCGCCCTGGGTCGGGTCGGCACCGAGTTCGCCCGCGACACCGCGGACGTCACGGACCGCGAGAACATCCAGTACCACTGGATCCGCGTCGAGGACGTCCCGACCATCTGGGAGATCCTCGACGAGGCGGGGCTCGACACGCTCGAGGCCTGCGGCGACTCGCCCCGCCCGTTCCTCGGCTCGCCGGTCGCCGGCGTCGCCGAGGAGGAGATCATCGACGGCACGAGCGCGCTCGAGGAGATCAAGCGGCGCTACCTCGGCGACCCGGCGTTCTCGAACTTCCCCCGCAAGTTCAAGACCGCGCTCACCGGCCACCCGGGCCACGACGTCTCCCCCGAGACCAACGACGTGTCCTTCGTCGGCACCGTGCACCCGGAGCACGGCCCCGGGTTCGACCTGTGGGTCGGCGGCGGCCTGTCGACCAACCCGATGCTCGCCCACAAGCTGGGTGTCTGGATCCCGCTCGACGAGGTGCCGGACGTCTGGGAGGGCGTCGCCAGCATCTTCCGTGACTACGGCTACCGCCGCCTGCGCTCCAAGGCCCGGCTGAAGTTCCTGCTGGCCGACTGGGGGAAGGAGAAGTTTCGCGAGGTGCTCGAGACCGAGTACCTGAAGCGCGAGCTGGTCTCCACGCCCTCCCCCGAGGTCCCGGTGCGGCCCGCCGACCACATCGGCGTGCACCGCCAGAAGGACGGCAAGTTCTACATCGGGCTCGCCCCGACGGTCGGTCGGGTCTCCGGCACCATCCTCACCGCCCTCGGCGACCTCGTCGAGGAGTACGGCGCGGCCGGAGCCCGGCTGACGGCGTACCAGAAGATCGTCGTGCTGGGTGTCGACGCCGACCAGGTCGAGGCGTTCCTGGACGCCGCCGCCGCGATCGGGCTCGACGGACGCCCGTCGAACTGGCGCCAGAACACGATGGCCTGCACCGGCATCGAGTTCTGCAAGCTGGCCATCGTCGACACGAAGGACCGCGGTCGCGACCTCATCGCCTCGCTCGAGCAGCGGGTCCCGGACCTCGACGTGCCGATCACCGTCAACATCAACGGCTGCCCGAACGCCTGCGCGCGCACCCAGGTCGCGGACTTCGGGCTCAAGGGCCAGCTGGTGCTCGACGAGCACGGCGAGCAGGTCGAGGGCTTCCAGGTGCACCTCGGCGGCGCGACCGGCCTCCACGCCAACTTCGGCCGCAAGCTGCGCGCCCACAAGGTGACCAGCGCGGGGCTCGACGACTACATCACGGCCGTCGTCACGGCGTACCTGGACGAGCGGGAGCCCGACGAGAGCTTCGCGACGTGGGTCGTGCGCGCCGACGAGGCCCGCCTGCGCGGCGAGGTGGCCGGTGCGGAGAAGGAGGTGGCCCGTGTCTGA
- the recA gene encoding recombinase RecA, producing MAGADRGKALDTALASIEKQFGKGSIMRLGDDTRAPLEVIPTGSIALDVALGLGGLPRGRVVEIYGPESSGKTTVALHAVASAQRAGGIVAFIDAEHALDPEYAKNLGVDTDALLVSQPDSGEQALEIADMLVRSGALSLIVIDSVAALVPKAEIEGEMGDSHVGLQARLMSQALRKMTGALNGANTTAIFINQLREKIGVMFGSPETTTGGRALKFYSSVRLDVRRIETLKDGTDMVGNRTRVKVVKNKVAPPFKQAEFDIMYGKGISREGGLIDVGVEAGLVRKAGAWYTYDGDQLGQGKENARNFLRDNPDLADELEKKILEKLGVGPQVDQPAEPLGVDDF from the coding sequence ATGGCTGGTGCAGACCGCGGCAAGGCGCTCGACACGGCGCTCGCGAGCATCGAGAAGCAGTTCGGCAAGGGCTCGATCATGCGGCTGGGCGACGACACCCGCGCGCCGCTCGAGGTCATCCCCACGGGATCCATCGCGCTCGACGTCGCGCTCGGTCTGGGCGGCCTCCCGCGCGGCCGCGTCGTGGAGATCTACGGTCCGGAGTCGTCCGGAAAGACGACGGTGGCGCTCCACGCGGTCGCGAGCGCCCAGCGCGCCGGCGGCATCGTGGCGTTCATCGACGCCGAGCACGCGCTCGACCCGGAATACGCGAAGAACCTCGGCGTCGACACCGACGCCCTGCTGGTCTCCCAGCCCGACTCGGGTGAGCAGGCGCTCGAGATCGCCGACATGCTGGTGCGCTCCGGTGCCCTGTCCCTCATCGTCATCGACTCCGTCGCGGCGCTCGTGCCGAAGGCCGAGATCGAGGGCGAGATGGGTGACAGCCACGTCGGTCTCCAGGCCCGCCTGATGAGCCAGGCGCTCCGCAAGATGACCGGTGCCCTCAACGGCGCCAACACCACCGCGATCTTCATCAACCAGCTGCGCGAGAAGATCGGCGTCATGTTCGGCTCGCCCGAGACCACGACCGGTGGTCGCGCGCTGAAGTTCTACTCGTCGGTCCGCCTCGACGTCCGTCGCATCGAGACGCTGAAGGACGGCACCGACATGGTCGGCAACCGCACCCGCGTCAAGGTCGTGAAGAACAAGGTGGCCCCGCCGTTCAAGCAGGCCGAGTTCGACATCATGTACGGCAAGGGCATCAGCCGTGAGGGCGGCCTGATCGACGTCGGTGTCGAGGCAGGCCTCGTCCGCAAGGCGGGTGCGTGGTACACCTACGACGGCGACCAGCTCGGCCAGGGCAAGGAGAACGCGCGCAACTTCCTGCGCGACAACCCCGACCTGGCCGACGAGCTCGAGAAGAAGATCCTCGAGAAGCTCGGCGTCGGCCCGCAGGTCGACCAGCCGGCCGAGCCGCTCGGCGTCGACGACTTCTGA